A single genomic interval of Gemmatimonadaceae bacterium harbors:
- a CDS encoding NAD(P)H-binding protein: protein MLGASGGVGKHLVRLACDEGHDVTALVRRADGIDSRVRIVIDDVLRPGCFDEHVHGHEVVLSALGPKRMHPANPWSALASPPDFAA from the coding sequence GTGCTCGGCGCATCGGGTGGGGTCGGAAAACACTTGGTGCGCCTGGCCTGCGATGAAGGCCATGACGTCACGGCGCTGGTGCGGCGTGCTGATGGCATAGATTCGCGGGTGCGCATCGTGATTGATGATGTGTTGCGACCGGGTTGTTTCGACGAGCACGTGCACGGTCACGAAGTTGTGCTGTCAGCGCTCGGCCCGAAGCGAATGCATCCGGCGAATCCGTGGAGCGCACTCGCCTCGCCGCCGGACTTCGCCGCA